AGGGTCAATATTAATGTCACCTGAAGCATAATCTGCTATATATCCAACCATTAATGAATGGGGAAAAGGCCAAGGTTGACTGGTGACATATTGAATGTTTTTAATTTTTATTCCCGACTCCTCATAAACTTCACGTTCTACGCAAGTTTCGAGTGTTTCCCCTGCTTCAACAAACCCGGCCAAGACCGTATAAACAGGGTTGTTATCATTCTTATGACGTTGATGCAGGGCTAATAAAATCTGTTTTTGTTTACGAATGCCAACAATAATACACGGAGAAACGCGAGGATAACAACGGTGTTCGCAGTGATAACACTTCATGGCAATTTCCCAATGAATCGCACTCATCTTTTCACCACAATGGCCACAATATTGGTGGGTTTTATAAAAATGCGCAACCTGAAATGCCCTCCCTGCTATATCAAACAAAAGATCATCAACTCGCCCAAGCAGGAAGCGTAAATTCGAATATTCACCTAGGCCAACATCTAATTTTTCCTGAAGATGAACTAAATAGCATGGACTAGACTGATAGCTGCCGATATTGACTCTATCAGCAACGAGTTGTTCTGAAAATGGCAAATCATCAAGATTTCCATAGGGGATAAAATCGCCCTGTGGCTGTAAAATAATTTCATTATGAGCAACAATAAACCACCATGCATTTTGCTGATAATCTATCTTTGATTTAACTGGTTTCATCTCCCCTCCCCTTGACGAATTTAACTCAATTAGTGCCTGCTAAATTTTAACAGGTAGCAGCTTACATCACAGTTATACAGGAAGATTATCATGATATTCAAATTGAAGTTGACGCTAACTTAATTTTTGTTTACTTTCGCTGTTAAAACTTATTACATAATCTATTTAAGGCTGTCATATGCTAACCAAATTAGAACAAGCAAAAGAAGAATGGGGTGGCACACTTGCAGTTATTGATAAGTGGCTTGAAGAGCGCCAAAGCTTAGTTGTTTTATATTGCGAACTAGCGGGATTACCGCCTTATCAGCAAGAGACTCGTAGCTTACCTACACAAGAGAAAATAACGCAATTTTGTCAAATGTTACTCGACTATGCATCGAAGGGCCATTTTGAAATTTACGAGCAAATTATTCTGCAATGTAAATTAGATGGTGAAGAAAATTTAAAAATTGCTCAAGAGCTCTATTCGCGCATCACCACGACGACGGATACGGCATTAAATTTCAATGATAAATATGCAGAAGCAAAGGGTGATAAAAACTTACTCGACTTTGACCAAGATTTGTCGGAATTAGGCCAAGTTATGGAGAGCCGTTTTGAGCGTGAAGACCAACTACTTGAAGTGGTACATTTACACCACACGCTTGCCTAGCTGTTGTTCATATAAGCAAAAACCAATCTTTTCTACATTGGTTTTTGCTCTTCCGTTCAATAATAACCGACCTGCTACCTAAGGCAAATCCATTACCTGCGAATCTAAACTATTTTTTATCAATAAAAAATACTCTTTGATAAAATCAATCTGCGTTCTGTTGGCTGGCTTATTCCAACGTTGTCCTAATATTTGTTCTAGGTCATCAACCAACTTATCGCCTTCTGCAA
This window of the Psychromonas sp. MME1 genome carries:
- the nudC gene encoding NAD(+) diphosphatase, which translates into the protein MKPVKSKIDYQQNAWWFIVAHNEIILQPQGDFIPYGNLDDLPFSEQLVADRVNIGSYQSSPCYLVHLQEKLDVGLGEYSNLRFLLGRVDDLLFDIAGRAFQVAHFYKTHQYCGHCGEKMSAIHWEIAMKCYHCEHRCYPRVSPCIIVGIRKQKQILLALHQRHKNDNNPVYTVLAGFVEAGETLETCVEREVYEESGIKIKNIQYVTSQPWPFPHSLMVGYIADYASGDINIDPKELCSADWYDIDNLPELPNTGTLARKLITKIITDID
- the rsd gene encoding sigma D regulator, whose product is MLTKLEQAKEEWGGTLAVIDKWLEERQSLVVLYCELAGLPPYQQETRSLPTQEKITQFCQMLLDYASKGHFEIYEQIILQCKLDGEENLKIAQELYSRITTTTDTALNFNDKYAEAKGDKNLLDFDQDLSELGQVMESRFEREDQLLEVVHLHHTLA